tttttattattcttgtgattttcgtcacttttgtcatttttgtaatttctgtaattttagtaattttggtcatttttgtgaattttgtgatttatgtgatttttgtcatttttgatatattttgtcaattttggtagTTTGGTCAGTTTGGTCactttgtcaagtttgtcaattttgcgaaCTTTGTCTGTTTAGTCAATTGTATCATTTAGGTCAATTGTAttaatttccaattttgtcgagtttttcatttttgtcatgtctctcttcatttcaaattaaatatttaagacgtaaataaaaatttaatttgacttttaattttccaaatttgccTTTGTTGAATACCACCCTTACTGCTTCCATAAATAAAACGCAGCCAAATTTacagttattttgttttgaatatgttTCCTTTTCCTATTCTCTTTCACAACAAAGCTCCGTTATCAGGTGTTCGTTCGGTCAAGCGGGATGTGATTTCCGTTTTCGGCATCTGGTATTCACGATAAACCCTAACGTTTTTGGTCCAATTTCAAATGTGTTCACAATCGAGACTCAGTTTTAAAGATTCTAGATGACCACGGCTGTCAtcgatttatttaaaaaggaATGCAGATGACCAAACGGAAGCATCTGTATCTGATCGTCATCGGTTTATTGGTGGTACTGTTGCTTCTCGTTTTCTGTACCAATTTGTATTTTATCAATTGGCTAACGGTGGACAGTAGCAATAATGGCCGGATAAAAGGAGGTATTCAAGAAAGCGAGCGAGGTGTTCCTTTACCGGTGGGACCATCGGCGGTTATCGGGAAGTTTAATGTCGATATTCGAAATCGGGGACTGGTTGGAGAAGATGAGGAGGATGATCACCTTCCGGTTCAGTTTCCAAGTCGATCCGATGTGGTTCGTGCTCTGGTGGAGATAAAAGTTGCTGCGTTGAAGCCTTCATTTCGAAACAGGAATCCTCGATACTATCCGATGAAACGAGCTTTAATAAGAGCGTTCGAGACCAAAACTTTTAACATATCAACTGTGTGGCGTATTGCTAATTCGGTAAGATTAATTTCAAATCTGATGTTCTAAAAATGATGTCTTTCTTCAAACTTCAGTGGCCTCAAGCAAATGAAATTTACCCTGCCAAAGACGAACGTATCGGAAAAGTATTAAAATCGCTTCAGGAATCGGAAATT
This region of Uranotaenia lowii strain MFRU-FL unplaced genomic scaffold, ASM2978415v1 HiC_scaffold_610, whole genome shotgun sequence genomic DNA includes:
- the LOC129760451 gene encoding glycosaminoglycan xylosylkinase homolog encodes the protein MQMTKRKHLYLIVIGLLVVLLLLVFCTNLYFINWLTVDSSNNGRIKGGIQESERGVPLPVGPSAVIGKFNVDIRNRGLVGEDEEDDHLPVQFPSRSDVVRALVEIKVAALKPSFRNRNPRYYPMKRALIRAFETKTFNISTVWRIANSWPQANEIYPAKDERIGKVLKSLQESEITRARNTPRGTQLKLLLDLAGKQSVLFKPAWYNRDTTIEGPVYSGKDRHNSEIVAFHLGAILNLRWTPIVAGRRISLTKLYSVADEGLRETMI